From Pseudomonas putida, one genomic window encodes:
- a CDS encoding lytic murein transglycosylase, which translates to MPFSLTPRRKSRQLLAASSLILLVACAEKPTAADALPLAPAQPAPVVTLPSATPDVSTEIQPLQTFAQWQAGFRQQALQAGISASTFDRAFLGVTPDMDVIKADRSQPEFTRPVWEYLEGALSPLRVRNGKKLLEQNAELLASLEQRYGVDRQVLVSVWGMESNFGQFQGSKSVIRSLATLAYEGRRPQFAQDQLIAALQIIQHGDIQPEAMRGSWAGAMGQTQFIPTTYNTHAVDFDGDGRRDIWNSTPDALASTAHYLQSSGWKRGQPWGFEVQVPAGFDFWLADGALRKPVSEWLQLGVKLPAGTKLPMGSNDLSAALLLPAGARGPAFLVLDNFRAILKYNNSSSYALAVSLLGDRFSGWGFIAGSWPKDDLPLSRSERMELQNLLNANGHDAGNPDGIIGANTRKAIRNAQQGFGWPADGYPTHKLLDSLRQR; encoded by the coding sequence ATGCCCTTCAGTCTTACCCCCCGCCGGAAATCCCGCCAACTGCTCGCGGCCTCCAGCTTGATCCTGCTCGTCGCCTGCGCGGAAAAGCCCACCGCCGCCGACGCCCTGCCGCTGGCCCCCGCCCAGCCTGCGCCGGTAGTGACTTTGCCCAGCGCCACGCCCGACGTCAGCACTGAAATTCAGCCGCTGCAAACATTTGCCCAGTGGCAGGCCGGCTTCCGCCAGCAAGCCCTGCAGGCGGGCATCTCGGCCAGCACCTTCGATCGTGCGTTCCTTGGCGTGACGCCTGACATGGATGTGATCAAGGCAGACCGCAGCCAGCCCGAATTCACCCGCCCGGTGTGGGAATACCTGGAAGGTGCGCTGTCGCCACTGCGAGTACGCAATGGAAAGAAACTGCTTGAGCAGAATGCCGAACTACTGGCCAGCCTCGAACAGCGCTATGGCGTAGACCGTCAGGTCCTGGTCTCGGTCTGGGGCATGGAGAGCAACTTTGGCCAGTTCCAGGGCAGCAAGTCGGTCATCCGCTCGCTGGCTACCCTGGCGTATGAAGGCCGCCGCCCGCAATTTGCCCAGGATCAGCTGATTGCCGCGCTGCAGATCATCCAGCACGGCGACATCCAGCCGGAGGCCATGCGTGGCTCGTGGGCCGGCGCCATGGGCCAGACCCAGTTCATCCCCACCACCTACAACACCCATGCAGTGGACTTCGACGGTGACGGCCGCCGCGATATCTGGAACAGCACCCCGGATGCCTTGGCATCGACTGCCCATTACCTGCAGAGCTCCGGCTGGAAGCGCGGTCAGCCATGGGGCTTCGAGGTTCAGGTACCGGCAGGCTTCGACTTCTGGTTAGCCGATGGCGCGTTGCGCAAACCCGTCAGTGAGTGGCTGCAATTGGGTGTGAAACTGCCGGCGGGCACAAAACTGCCGATGGGCAGCAACGACCTTTCCGCGGCCCTGCTGCTGCCGGCCGGCGCCCGTGGCCCGGCCTTCCTGGTGCTGGACAACTTCCGCGCCATTCTCAAGTACAACAACTCATCGTCCTATGCGTTGGCCGTGAGCTTGCTGGGCGATCGGTTCTCGGGCTGGGGCTTCATCGCTGGCAGCTGGCCGAAGGATGATCTGCCGCTGAGCCGTAGCGAGCGCATGGAATTGCAGAACCTGCTGAACGCCAACGGGCATGATGCAGGCAACCCCGATGGCATCATCGGCGCCAATACCCGCAAGGCCATTCGCAATGCGCAGCAGGGTTTTGGCTGGCCAGCGGATGGGTACCCGACGCATAAGTTGCTCGATAGCCTGCGTCAACGCTGA
- the arfA gene encoding alternative ribosome rescue factor ArfA produces the protein MSKKPKKQGHNKAKSIVAQPLFRCRQERPDKGKGSYRREAFQSKDWEASYFLAA, from the coding sequence ATGAGCAAAAAGCCGAAGAAACAAGGCCACAACAAGGCCAAATCCATCGTTGCCCAACCCTTGTTCCGCTGCCGTCAGGAACGACCAGACAAGGGCAAAGGCAGCTACCGCCGCGAAGCCTTCCAGTCGAAAGATTGGGAGGCTTCTTACTTTTTGGCCGCATGA
- the holA gene encoding DNA polymerase III subunit delta — protein MKLAPAQLNKHLQGALAPVYVVSGDDPLLCQEAADAIRNAARQQGFDERQVFSADASFDWGTLLQAGASLSLFAQRRLLELRLPSGKPGDKGAAALMEYCANPAEDTLLLVSLPKLDGSAQKTKWGKALIEGNHCQFIQIWPVDAQQLPQWINQRLAQAGLSAQRDAVDLIAARVEGNLLAAAQEIEKLKLLADGSQVTVETVQAAVADSARFDVFGLVDAILNGDAVHALRMLEGLRGEGVEPPVILWALARELRLLVGLSQQFSQGVPLDKAFSQARPPVWDKRRPLVSKALQRLSAQRWAQLLQDAQRIDAQIKGQAEGSPWTGLSRLSLLMSGQRLALPPE, from the coding sequence ATGAAACTCGCCCCCGCCCAACTCAACAAGCACCTGCAAGGCGCATTGGCCCCGGTCTATGTCGTCAGTGGCGATGATCCGCTGCTGTGTCAGGAAGCTGCCGACGCCATACGCAATGCCGCGCGTCAGCAGGGTTTTGACGAGCGCCAGGTGTTCAGCGCCGACGCCAGTTTCGACTGGGGCACCTTGCTTCAGGCCGGTGCCAGCCTGTCCCTGTTCGCCCAACGCCGGCTGCTGGAGCTGCGCCTGCCCTCGGGCAAGCCTGGTGACAAAGGCGCTGCGGCGTTGATGGAATACTGCGCCAACCCTGCCGAGGACACGCTGCTGCTGGTCAGCCTGCCCAAACTCGATGGCAGTGCGCAGAAAACCAAGTGGGGCAAGGCCCTGATCGAGGGCAACCATTGCCAGTTCATCCAGATCTGGCCGGTGGATGCCCAGCAGTTGCCGCAATGGATCAACCAGCGTTTGGCACAGGCCGGTCTTTCGGCCCAGCGTGATGCGGTCGACCTTATCGCGGCACGTGTCGAGGGCAACCTGCTGGCTGCCGCTCAAGAAATCGAAAAGCTCAAATTGCTCGCCGACGGCAGCCAGGTCACCGTCGAGACGGTGCAGGCAGCCGTTGCCGACAGCGCGCGTTTCGACGTGTTCGGCCTGGTCGATGCCATTCTCAATGGCGACGCTGTGCATGCCCTGCGGATGCTCGAAGGCCTGCGCGGCGAAGGGGTAGAGCCACCCGTGATTCTTTGGGCGCTGGCGCGCGAACTGCGTCTGCTGGTAGGGCTTTCGCAACAGTTCAGCCAAGGCGTGCCCTTGGACAAGGCCTTCAGCCAGGCCCGCCCACCGGTGTGGGACAAACGCCGGCCGCTGGTCAGCAAAGCCCTGCAGCGCCTGTCGGCGCAGCGCTGGGCGCAGCTGCTGCAGGATGCCCAGCGCATCGATGCGCAGATCAAGGGCCAAGCCGAGGGTTCACCCTGGACCGGGCTGTCACGCTTGTCATTGCTCATGTCCGGGCAGCGATTGGCTCTACCGCCTGAGTGA
- the lptE gene encoding LPS assembly lipoprotein LptE, with protein sequence MIKRNLLVLGLAIMLSACGFQLRGTGTSELSVKEMDVSARDAYGPTVTQLRDVLERSGVNVHTGAPYRLVLTNEQQTQRAASYASSNQSAEYELTTVLSYSILGLNNLELMSDKLEVRKIYVRDGGNITGSDQEATIAREEMRRDLVNAMVVRLQMLTPTQLDQLQRDADERAKAEAAALEAARSQQAETPQQSPLEIPGK encoded by the coding sequence ATGATCAAACGCAATCTGCTGGTATTGGGCCTGGCCATCATGCTCAGCGCCTGCGGTTTCCAGCTGCGCGGCACCGGCACCTCCGAGCTCAGCGTCAAGGAAATGGACGTCAGCGCACGTGATGCCTACGGCCCGACCGTGACGCAACTGCGCGACGTTCTGGAGCGCAGCGGCGTCAATGTGCACACCGGCGCGCCGTATCGCCTGGTACTGACCAACGAACAGCAGACCCAGCGCGCAGCGTCCTACGCCAGCAGCAACCAATCTGCCGAGTACGAACTGACCACCGTGCTCAGCTACAGCATCCTGGGCCTGAACAACCTGGAGCTGATGAGCGACAAGCTGGAAGTGCGCAAAATCTATGTGCGCGACGGCGGCAACATCACCGGCTCCGACCAGGAAGCCACCATTGCCCGCGAAGAAATGCGCCGCGACCTGGTCAACGCCATGGTCGTGCGCCTGCAGATGCTGACGCCGACGCAGCTGGACCAGTTGCAGCGCGATGCCGACGAACGCGCCAAGGCCGAAGCCGCTGCGCTGGAGGCCGCGCGCAGCCAGCAGGCAGAAACGCCGCAGCAATCGCCTCTGGAAATTCCGGGCAAATAA
- the leuS gene encoding leucine--tRNA ligase: protein MHEQYTPRDIEAAAQHFWDEQQSFAVTEQPGKDTYYCLSMFPYPSGKLHMGHVRNYTIGDVIARYQRMLGKNVLQPMGWDAFGMPAENAAMKNNVAPAKWTYENIDYMKTQLKSLGLAIDWAREVTTCKPDYYRWEQWLFTRLFEKGIIYRKNGTVNWDPADQTVLANEQVIDGRGWRSGALIEKREIPMYYFRITDYADELLESLDELPGWPEQVKTMQRNWIGKSRGMEVQFPYDQASIGHEGALKVFTTRPDTLMGATYVAVAAEHPLATQAAQGNPALQAFIDECKSGSVAEADMATQEKKGMPTSLLVEHPLTGEKLPVWVANYVLMHYGDGAVMAVPAHDERDFEFARKYNLPVKAVVRTSAGDEVGGEWQAAYGEHGQLINSGEFDGLDFAGAFDAIEAALIRKELGKSRTQFRLRDWGISRQRYWGCPIPIIHCPSCGDVPVPEDQLPVTLPENVVPDGAGSPLARMPEFYECSCPKCGTAAKRETDTMDTFVESSWYFARYASPNYDQGMVDPKAANHWLPVDQYIGGIEHAILHLLYARFFHKLMRDEGLVTSNEPFKNLLTQGMVVAETYYRVASNGGKDWFNPADVEIERDAKAKIIGARLKTDGLPVEIGGTEKMSKSKNNGVDPQSMIDAYGADTCRLFMMFASPPDMSLEWSDSGVEGASRFLRRVWRLAQGHVNQGLPGKLDLAALNDEQKAIRRAIHAAIKQASTDVGQYHKFNTAIAQVMTVMNVLEKAPQGTEQDRALLQEGLEAVTLLLAPITPHISHALWNALGHEQAVIDAGWPVVDESALVQDTVTLVVQVNGKLRGQVEMPAAASREEIETAARNNENVLRFIDGLTIRKVIVVPGKLVNIVAN from the coding sequence ATGCACGAACAATACACGCCCCGTGATATCGAAGCCGCCGCCCAGCATTTCTGGGACGAGCAACAGTCGTTCGCTGTTACCGAACAGCCAGGCAAAGACACCTACTATTGCCTATCGATGTTCCCGTACCCGAGCGGCAAGCTACACATGGGCCACGTGCGCAACTACACCATCGGCGACGTGATTGCCCGCTACCAGCGCATGCTGGGCAAGAACGTCCTGCAGCCGATGGGCTGGGACGCTTTCGGCATGCCCGCGGAAAACGCGGCGATGAAAAACAATGTCGCCCCGGCCAAGTGGACATACGAAAACATCGACTACATGAAGACCCAGCTCAAAAGCCTGGGCCTTGCCATCGACTGGGCACGTGAAGTCACCACCTGCAAGCCGGACTACTACCGCTGGGAACAGTGGCTGTTCACCCGCCTGTTCGAAAAAGGCATCATCTACCGCAAGAACGGCACCGTGAACTGGGACCCGGCCGACCAGACCGTGCTCGCCAACGAGCAGGTCATCGACGGCCGCGGCTGGCGTTCGGGCGCGCTGATCGAAAAGCGCGAAATCCCCATGTACTACTTCCGCATCACCGACTACGCCGACGAGTTGCTCGAAAGCCTCGACGAACTGCCGGGCTGGCCTGAGCAGGTCAAGACCATGCAGCGCAACTGGATCGGCAAGTCGCGCGGCATGGAGGTGCAGTTCCCGTACGATCAGGCCAGCATCGGCCACGAAGGTGCGCTGAAGGTCTTCACCACCCGTCCGGACACTCTGATGGGCGCGACTTACGTCGCCGTTGCCGCCGAGCACCCGCTGGCTACCCAGGCCGCCCAGGGCAACCCGGCGCTGCAGGCATTCATCGACGAGTGCAAGAGCGGCAGCGTTGCCGAGGCCGACATGGCCACCCAGGAGAAGAAGGGCATGCCCACTTCCCTGCTGGTCGAGCACCCCCTGACCGGTGAAAAACTGCCGGTATGGGTCGCCAACTACGTGCTGATGCATTACGGCGACGGCGCCGTGATGGCCGTGCCGGCCCACGACGAGCGCGACTTCGAGTTCGCCCGCAAGTACAACCTGCCGGTCAAGGCTGTGGTGCGCACCAGCGCTGGCGATGAAGTCGGCGGCGAATGGCAGGCTGCCTACGGCGAGCACGGGCAACTGATCAACTCCGGCGAGTTCGACGGCCTGGACTTCGCCGGTGCCTTCGACGCCATCGAGGCGGCCCTGATCCGCAAGGAACTGGGCAAGTCCCGCACCCAGTTCCGCCTGCGCGACTGGGGCATCAGCCGCCAGCGTTACTGGGGCTGCCCGATCCCGATCATCCACTGCCCGTCCTGCGGCGACGTGCCGGTGCCGGAAGACCAACTGCCGGTCACCCTGCCCGAGAACGTGGTACCGGACGGCGCCGGCTCGCCGCTGGCGCGCATGCCCGAGTTCTACGAGTGCAGCTGCCCGAAATGCGGTACCGCGGCAAAGCGTGAAACCGACACCATGGACACCTTCGTCGAGTCGTCCTGGTACTTCGCCCGCTACGCCTCGCCGAACTACGACCAGGGCATGGTCGATCCGAAAGCGGCCAACCACTGGTTGCCGGTCGATCAGTACATCGGTGGTATCGAACACGCCATCCTGCACCTGCTTTATGCGCGCTTCTTCCACAAGCTGATGCGTGACGAAGGCTTGGTCACCTCCAATGAACCGTTCAAGAACCTGCTGACCCAGGGCATGGTGGTCGCCGAGACCTACTACCGCGTGGCCAGCAACGGTGGCAAAGACTGGTTCAACCCGGCCGACGTCGAAATCGAGCGCGATGCCAAGGCCAAGATCATTGGCGCACGCCTGAAGACCGACGGCCTGCCGGTAGAAATCGGCGGCACCGAGAAGATGTCGAAGTCGAAGAACAACGGCGTCGACCCGCAATCGATGATCGACGCCTACGGCGCCGACACCTGCCGCCTGTTCATGATGTTCGCCTCGCCGCCTGACATGAGCCTGGAATGGTCGGACTCCGGCGTCGAAGGTGCAAGCCGCTTCCTGCGCCGTGTCTGGCGCCTGGCCCAGGGCCACGTCAACCAGGGCCTGCCGGGTAAACTGGACCTCGCCGCGCTGAACGACGAGCAGAAGGCCATCCGCCGTGCCATCCACGCCGCGATCAAGCAGGCCAGCACCGATGTGGGCCAGTACCACAAGTTCAACACCGCCATCGCCCAGGTGATGACCGTGATGAACGTTCTGGAGAAGGCCCCCCAGGGCACCGAGCAAGACCGTGCGCTGCTGCAGGAAGGCCTGGAGGCCGTCACCTTGCTGCTGGCCCCGATCACTCCGCACATTTCCCACGCGCTGTGGAACGCGCTGGGCCATGAGCAAGCCGTGATCGATGCTGGCTGGCCGGTGGTCGATGAAAGCGCTCTGGTACAGGACACCGTAACCCTGGTGGTCCAGGTCAACGGCAAACTGCGTGGCCAGGTAGAAATGCCTGCGGCCGCCAGCCGCGAAGAAATCGAAACCGCCGCCCGCAACAACGAAAATGTCCTGCGCTTCATCGATGGCCTGACCATCCGCAAGGTCATCGTAGTGCCAGGCAAGCTGGTCAACATCGTCGCCAACTGA
- a CDS encoding YdcF family protein, with amino-acid sequence MPIRFFIKQWLMPPGVLFLLLLAAWWLRARRPRLAALCFVLGLGGLWLMSLPLVVQKGARLLETEPALAPGDWARLAQRADAIVVLGAGRERGDPAWGGEDQPSATALERMRFAARLAKASGLPVLTSGGLHYGTPPSEARLMADRLREDFAIEVKWKEEASRTTWENAQFSAQLLKPLGIGRVVLVTQAWHMQRSRWSFEQAGFEVVPAPVGFLGRDHARPFAGLLPESRAMWQSGQLLNEAAGLAGYRLFY; translated from the coding sequence ATGCCGATTCGATTTTTCATCAAACAATGGTTGATGCCGCCGGGCGTGCTGTTCCTGCTGTTGCTCGCGGCCTGGTGGCTGCGCGCCAGGCGCCCGCGGTTGGCCGCACTGTGCTTCGTGCTGGGGCTGGGCGGGTTGTGGCTGATGAGCCTGCCACTGGTGGTGCAGAAAGGTGCGCGGCTGCTGGAAACCGAGCCTGCGCTGGCACCCGGCGATTGGGCCCGCCTGGCCCAGCGGGCCGATGCCATCGTCGTGCTGGGCGCGGGGCGTGAACGTGGCGATCCGGCGTGGGGCGGTGAGGACCAGCCCTCGGCAACGGCGCTCGAGCGCATGCGCTTTGCCGCGCGGCTGGCCAAGGCGTCGGGACTGCCGGTGCTGACCAGCGGCGGTTTGCACTACGGTACGCCGCCGAGCGAGGCGCGGTTGATGGCAGACCGGCTGCGTGAAGATTTCGCTATCGAGGTCAAATGGAAGGAAGAGGCCAGCCGGACCACCTGGGAAAATGCTCAATTCAGCGCGCAATTACTCAAGCCTCTGGGCATTGGGCGTGTGGTGCTGGTGACCCAGGCGTGGCACATGCAGCGTTCGCGCTGGAGCTTCGAGCAGGCGGGGTTCGAGGTGGTGCCGGCACCGGTGGGGTTCCTGGGGCGGGACCATGCGCGGCCGTTCGCCGGGTTGCTGCCGGAAAGCCGGGCAATGTGGCAGAGCGGGCAGTTGCTCAATGAAGCGGCAGGCTTGGCGGGGTACCGGTTGTTCTATTGA
- the lnt gene encoding apolipoprotein N-acyltransferase has protein sequence MRWITRPGWPGNLLALAAGASTLLALAPFDIWPLALLSIAVLYLGLRELTPRQAMWRGWWFGFGLYGAGTWWIYVSMNTYGGASPLLAIVLLLAFFAALAWFFALPTWLWARWLRRNEAPLADALCFAALWLLQEAFRGWFLTGFPWLYAGYSQLNGPLAGLAPLGGVWLISFALALSAALLCNLPRLRARPSFLAVGVVLLLAPWVVGMALKGHAWTKPAGDPLKVAALQGNVEQELKWDPAHIDAQLALYRDMSFSSKPVDLLVWPETAVPILKDQAQGYIDVMGRFAADRHSALITGVPVREVVHQQRRYYNGVTVTGEGDGTYLKQKLVPFGEYVPLQDMLRGLIEFFNLPMSDFARGPEDQPLLQAKGYQIAPYICYEVVYPEFAAGLAARSDLLLTISNDTWFGTSIGPLQHLQMAQMRALEAGRWMIRATNNGVTALIDPFGRITAQVPQFQRAVLYGDVVPMQQLTPYLQWRSWPLAIVCALLLGWALLAGRIAKTV, from the coding sequence ATGCGTTGGATCACCCGCCCCGGCTGGCCCGGTAACCTGCTGGCCTTGGCGGCCGGCGCCTCTACCCTTTTGGCCCTGGCGCCATTCGACATCTGGCCGCTGGCGCTGCTGTCCATCGCGGTGCTCTACCTCGGCCTGCGCGAGCTGACCCCGCGCCAAGCCATGTGGCGCGGCTGGTGGTTCGGGTTCGGCCTGTACGGCGCCGGCACCTGGTGGATCTACGTCAGCATGAACACCTACGGCGGCGCCTCGCCGCTGCTGGCGATCGTGCTGCTGCTGGCGTTCTTCGCCGCCCTCGCCTGGTTCTTTGCCCTGCCAACCTGGCTGTGGGCCCGCTGGCTGCGCCGCAATGAAGCCCCCTTGGCCGATGCGCTGTGCTTTGCCGCCCTATGGCTGCTGCAAGAGGCCTTCCGGGGCTGGTTCCTGACCGGCTTCCCTTGGCTGTATGCCGGTTACAGCCAACTGAACGGGCCGTTGGCCGGCCTGGCGCCGCTGGGCGGCGTGTGGCTGATCTCGTTCGCCCTGGCCCTGAGCGCGGCGCTGCTGTGCAACCTGCCACGTCTGCGGGCGCGCCCTTCGTTCCTCGCTGTCGGCGTCGTGTTGCTGCTGGCGCCTTGGGTCGTCGGCATGGCCCTCAAAGGCCACGCGTGGACCAAGCCTGCGGGTGACCCACTCAAGGTCGCGGCCTTGCAGGGCAACGTCGAACAAGAGCTGAAATGGGACCCGGCCCACATCGACGCCCAGCTGGCGCTGTACCGCGACATGAGCTTCAGTTCCAAGCCGGTGGATCTGCTGGTTTGGCCTGAGACAGCGGTGCCGATCCTCAAGGACCAGGCCCAAGGCTACATCGATGTGATGGGGCGTTTTGCAGCCGACCGGCATTCGGCGCTCATCACCGGCGTGCCTGTGCGCGAGGTGGTGCATCAGCAGCGCCGCTACTACAACGGCGTGACCGTGACGGGCGAAGGCGACGGCACCTACCTCAAGCAGAAGCTGGTGCCTTTCGGCGAGTACGTGCCACTGCAGGACATGCTGCGCGGGCTGATCGAGTTCTTCAACCTGCCCATGTCGGACTTCGCGCGCGGCCCAGAAGACCAGCCACTGCTCCAGGCCAAGGGTTACCAGATTGCCCCGTACATCTGCTACGAGGTGGTCTACCCCGAATTCGCTGCGGGCTTGGCCGCGCGCAGTGACCTGTTGCTGACCATCAGTAACGACACCTGGTTCGGCACCTCGATCGGCCCGCTGCAGCACCTGCAGATGGCGCAGATGCGCGCGCTGGAAGCAGGCCGCTGGATGATCCGCGCCACCAACAACGGCGTCACCGCCCTGATCGACCCGTTTGGCAGAATCACGGCGCAGGTTCCGCAGTTCCAACGCGCGGTGCTGTATGGCGACGTGGTGCCGATGCAGCAACTGACGCCGTATCTGCAGTGGCGTTCGTGGCCGCTGGCGATTGTCTGCGCCTTGCTGCTGGGTTGGGCACTGCTGGCCGGGCGCATAGCCAAAACCGTCTGA
- a CDS encoding HlyC/CorC family transporter gives MSEDRSSNGQKSWLGKLTQAFAHEPKNRQELLELLREAHQNKLLDSEALTIVEGAIQVADLQVRDIMVPRSQMISIKATQSPREFLPAVIDAAHSRYPVIGESHDDVLGILLAKDLLPLILKENGDSFNIKDLLRPATFVPESKRLNVLLREFRANHNHMAVVIDEYGGVAGLVTIEDVLEQIVGDIEDEHDVEEDSYIKPLPSGDFLVKALTPIENFNEFFDSEFSDDEFDTVGGLVMSAFGHLPKRNETTEIGTYKFRILNADSRRIHLLRLTPITR, from the coding sequence ATGAGCGAAGATCGATCGAGCAACGGGCAGAAGTCCTGGCTGGGTAAACTGACCCAGGCTTTTGCCCATGAGCCGAAAAACCGCCAGGAGCTCCTTGAGCTGCTGCGCGAAGCCCATCAGAACAAGCTGCTCGACAGCGAAGCGCTGACCATCGTCGAAGGCGCCATCCAGGTCGCCGACCTGCAGGTACGCGACATCATGGTGCCGCGTTCGCAGATGATCAGCATCAAGGCTACCCAGTCGCCTCGCGAATTCCTGCCCGCCGTCATCGACGCCGCGCACTCGCGTTACCCGGTGATCGGCGAAAGCCATGACGATGTGCTCGGGATCCTGCTGGCCAAGGACCTGCTGCCGCTGATCCTCAAGGAGAACGGCGACAGCTTCAACATCAAGGACCTGCTGCGCCCGGCCACGTTCGTGCCCGAGTCCAAGCGCCTGAACGTGCTGCTGCGCGAGTTCCGCGCCAACCACAACCACATGGCCGTCGTCATCGACGAATACGGCGGCGTGGCGGGGCTGGTCACCATCGAGGACGTGCTCGAACAGATCGTCGGCGACATCGAAGACGAGCATGACGTCGAAGAAGACAGCTACATCAAGCCCCTGCCCAGCGGCGACTTCCTGGTCAAGGCGCTGACCCCGATCGAGAACTTCAACGAGTTCTTCGACAGCGAGTTCTCCGATGATGAGTTCGACACGGTTGGCGGCCTGGTGATGAGCGCTTTCGGCCACCTGCCCAAGCGCAACGAGACCACCGAGATCGGTACCTACAAGTTCCGTATTCTCAATGCCGACAGCCGGCGGATACACTTGCTGCGCCTGACCCCGATCACCCGCTAA
- the ybeY gene encoding rRNA maturation RNase YbeY, with amino-acid sequence MLELDLQRATDAATPDDAALRDWCELALRQRSADSEMTIRLVDEAEGRELNHTYRHKDYATNVLSFPADVPDELLDIPLLGDLVICVPVVEREAAEQGKSLQAHWAHLVIHGCLHLLGYDHIEDDEAEEMEALERELLAELGHPDPYADDENESITH; translated from the coding sequence ATGCTTGAACTTGACCTGCAACGCGCCACGGATGCCGCCACGCCTGACGATGCCGCTTTGCGCGACTGGTGCGAACTGGCCTTGCGCCAGCGCAGCGCCGACTCGGAAATGACCATCCGTCTGGTCGACGAAGCCGAAGGCCGCGAGCTCAACCATACCTACCGGCACAAAGACTACGCGACCAACGTGCTGTCGTTCCCGGCCGATGTGCCCGATGAACTGCTCGATATCCCGCTTTTGGGCGACCTGGTGATCTGCGTGCCAGTGGTCGAGCGTGAGGCTGCCGAACAGGGCAAGTCGCTGCAAGCGCATTGGGCGCACCTGGTCATCCACGGCTGCCTGCATCTGCTGGGCTACGACCACATCGAAGACGATGAGGCCGAGGAAATGGAAGCGCTGGAACGGGAATTGCTGGCAGAACTGGGTCACCCCGACCCGTATGCCGATGATGAAAACGAATCAATCACACACTGA
- a CDS encoding PhoH family protein, translating to MNAPIQPHRFILEPFEAHRFANLCGQFDEHLRLIEQRLAIEIRNRGNQFELIGEPKTTSAAEQLLRRLYREAKATELSPETVHLYLQESTVENIENPAVNEVSVSLRTRKGNIRPRGVNQQRYVKEILGNDINFGVGPAGTGKTYLAVACAVDALEREQVRRILLVRPAVEAGEKLGFLPGDLAQKIDPYLRPLYDALYEMLGFEHVAKLIERQVIEIAPLAYMRGRTLNNSFIILDESQNTTLEQMKMFLTRIGFGSTAVITGDITQVDLPRGTKSGLAHVIEVLKDVPGISFTHFQPKDVVRHPLVQRIVEAYDRFDARQAKPEAPGKDA from the coding sequence TTGAACGCACCCATACAACCTCATCGCTTCATCCTCGAACCCTTCGAGGCCCACCGTTTCGCCAACTTGTGCGGCCAGTTCGACGAGCACTTGCGCCTGATCGAACAACGCCTGGCCATCGAGATCCGTAACCGCGGCAATCAATTCGAGCTGATCGGCGAACCCAAGACCACCTCTGCTGCCGAGCAACTGCTGCGCCGCCTCTATCGCGAGGCCAAGGCCACCGAGCTGTCGCCGGAAACCGTGCACCTGTACCTGCAGGAATCGACCGTCGAGAACATCGAAAACCCGGCAGTCAACGAGGTCAGCGTTTCCCTGCGCACGCGCAAGGGCAACATTCGCCCGCGCGGCGTCAACCAGCAGCGTTACGTCAAGGAAATCCTGGGCAACGACATCAACTTCGGCGTAGGCCCGGCCGGTACCGGCAAGACCTACCTGGCCGTGGCCTGCGCCGTCGATGCGCTGGAGCGCGAGCAGGTGCGCCGCATCCTGCTGGTGCGCCCGGCGGTCGAGGCCGGCGAAAAGCTCGGCTTCCTGCCTGGCGACCTGGCCCAGAAGATCGACCCGTACCTGCGCCCGCTGTACGACGCCCTGTACGAAATGCTCGGCTTCGAGCACGTGGCCAAGCTGATCGAGCGCCAGGTGATCGAGATCGCCCCGCTGGCCTACATGCGCGGCCGTACCCTGAACAACAGTTTCATCATCCTCGACGAGAGCCAGAACACCACGCTCGAACAGATGAAAATGTTCCTGACCCGTATCGGCTTCGGCTCCACTGCGGTGATCACCGGCGACATCACTCAGGTCGACCTGCCACGTGGCACCAAGTCGGGCCTGGCGCATGTGATCGAGGTACTCAAGGACGTTCCGGGTATCAGCTTTACCCACTTCCAACCCAAAGATGTGGTTCGTCACCCACTGGTGCAGCGCATTGTCGAGGCCTATGACCGCTTCGATGCCCGCCAGGCCAAGCCCGAGGCGCCCGGCAAAGATGCTTGA
- a CDS encoding DUF1820 family protein: MSKREPAIYKVIFLNQGQVFEMYAKQIYQSDLWGFLEIEEFVFGERTQIVVDPSEEKLKNQFEGVIRSFVPMHSIVRIDEVERLGTAKISEAKGTGNVMPFPVPMPEK; this comes from the coding sequence ATGAGCAAACGCGAACCCGCCATCTATAAAGTGATCTTCCTCAATCAGGGGCAGGTCTTCGAGATGTATGCCAAACAGATCTATCAGAGCGACCTGTGGGGCTTCCTGGAAATCGAGGAATTCGTTTTTGGTGAGCGCACCCAGATCGTCGTCGATCCGAGTGAAGAAAAGCTCAAGAACCAGTTCGAAGGTGTGATCCGCAGCTTCGTGCCGATGCACTCGATCGTGCGCATCGACGAGGTGGAGCGCCTGGGCACGGCCAAGATCAGCGAAGCCAAAGGAACTGGCAACGTGATGCCGTTCCCTGTGCCGATGCCAGAGAAGTAA